One Setaria italica strain Yugu1 chromosome II, Setaria_italica_v2.0, whole genome shotgun sequence DNA segment encodes these proteins:
- the LOC101781540 gene encoding putative disease resistance RPP13-like protein 3 produces MESAAVSAFLKPVMGRLFSLLEEEYSKHRGLAQETQSIQQDLRMIAAAMDDQLRGMGRHERTAIARLYSEEILDLAHDIEDCVDRFMHRLRCRQRCSNGGAASSFVHRVAHELKKVQSRSSFADEIHKLKRRLKEVHQRVVDAVPVVCGGQPNGLSSMVASTEPCHRVTRNLVGIEKPMEEVQLLLDEVDGEPQQLRVISIVGFGGLGKTTLARAVYDNPHTKEKFDCRAWVSATGSSLETTGRPIRDVLRDIHQQVVPKDTMDVDNNNLEASLKEYLNDKRYLIAIDNVQMDEWRTITSAFEDNSTSSRIILTTNIQSVANMYSHGNGYVYHMDTLGEEDSKKIAFPGIRSPELEHGSAALLGKCGGLPLALVCVSNYLKSSTEPTGELCAKLCRNLGSHLKEKHGHDNFSDLRKVILDNYDSFSGYALTRFLYLGIFPNNHPLKRKVITRRWLAEGYARSESPRPEQDIADEHFNKLMDWNIIRPIDTRNNSQVKTFKTHGIMHEFLLQKSLSQRFIMTLSPEHQRMGTNANNARHLSFHDGKLTECVASDEDLSRVRSLTVLGDAGGAISYVRKCKLIRVLDLEECNDLEELELKHICKLWHLKYLSLGPTIHELPRCIDGLHCLETLDLRATKIKSLPIEAIQLPHLTHLFGKIMLDNDDLKNDNKVSKLKKFLSGKKSNLQTLAGFVTDNSKGFLEFIAYMNKLRKVKIWCTCAASSSSYISDLSKAIQKFIKVPIDRDNGCSLSLDSCESSEHFLSSLNLEPCSDGSKYDLRSLKLHGKLLRLPPFVIHLSGLTDLCISSSTLTLALLSALATLEKLLYLKLIAEQLEDFQIKPGAFPSLRRLCFVVQSLTSALPRFEQGALPNLVSLQLLCRGLVGLSGINIRQFKHLKEITLNTEAHAQTRQDWEHAAINHPNRPRVLLGKMKNLMENEELGHTATREKRKRCLAQPCLDDGLDSSLKKMKLSESFSSAQVIVHPVMGTATMASSSIPIHRHPDESGIWVQNPGHP; encoded by the exons ATGGAGTCTGCGGCAGTGAGTGCTTTCTTGAAGCCCGTGATGGGAAGGCTCTTCTCGTTGCTGGAGGAGGAGTACAGCAAGCACAGGGGCCTTGCGCAAGAAACTCAATCCATCCAGCAGGATCTGCGCATGATCGCTGCTGCCATGGATGACCAGCTGCGCGGCATGGGGAGGCATGAGCGCACCGCCATCGCGAGGCTGTACAGTGAGGAGATTCTTGATCTCGCACACGACATCGAGGACTGCGTTGACCGCTTCATGCATCGCCTCAGGTGCAGGCAGCGTTGCAGCAATGGGGGAGCAGCATCTTCCTTTGTGCATCGGGTGGCTCATGAGCTGAAGAAGGTCCAAAGCCGTTCTAGCTTTGCTGACGAGATCCACAAGCTCAAGAGGCGCCTCAAGGAAGTGCATCAACGGGTTGTCGATGCTGTTCCTGTTGTTTGCGGTGGTCAACCCAACGGATTGTCATCTATGGTCGCCTCCACAGAGCCATGTCATCGCGTGACTCGCAACCTGGTGGGCATCGAGAAGCCCATGGAGGAGGTACAATTGCTGCTAGACGAGGTGGATGGTGAGCCACAGCAGCTGAGGGTGATCTCCATCGTTGGGTTTGGTGGCTTGGGGAAGACAACCCTTGCGAGGGCAGTCTATGACAACCCTCACACCAAGGAAAAGTTCGACTGCCGTGCTTGGGTTTCTGCCACTGGTAGCTCACTAGAGACCACTGGCCGACCGATTAGGGATGTCCTGCGTGATATACACCAGCAAGTTGTTCCCAAAGACACCATGGATGTTGACAACAACAATCTTGAGGCCTCCCTCAAGGAATACCTCAATGACAAGAG GTACTTAATTGCCATAGATAACGTCCAGATGGATGAATGGAGAACCATCACGTCAGCCTTTGAAGACAACAGTACAAGCAGCAGAATAATATTGACGACAAATATTCAGTCGGTGGCTAACATGTACAGCCATGGCAATGGTTATGTCTACCATATGGACACCCTTGGTGAAGAAGACTCCAAGAAAATAGCCTTTCCAGGGATAAGGTCACCTGAGTTGGAGCACGGTTCAGCAGCTCTGCTAGGAAAATGTGGTGGCCTTCCACTAGCCCTCGTTTGTGTTTCCAACTATTTAAAGAGTTCAACTGAGCCAACAGGAGAGCTTTGTGCAAAGTTATGCCGCAACCTTGGTTCTCATCTGAAGGAAAAGCATGGCCATGACAACTTTTCAGATCTAAGAAAGGTTATTCTTGACAACTATGACAGTTTTTCAGGCTATGCTCTTACTCGCTTCCTGTATCTTGGCATCTTCCCAAACAATCATCCTCTCAAGAGAAAGGTTATAACTAGGAGGTGGTTAGCCGAAGGTTATGCTCGAAGTGAATCTCCTCGTCCTGAGCAGGACATTGCAGATGAGCACTTTAATAAGCTTATGGATTGGAATATCATTCGGCCTATTGACACAAGAAACAATTCACAAGTGAAGACTTTCAAAACTCATGGGATCATGCACGAGTTTCTACTACAAAAGTCCTTGTCACAGAGATTCATCATGACATTGTCTCCTGAACATCAAAGAATGGGTACCAACGCTAATAATGCTCGCCACCTATCTTTCCATGATGGCAAACTGACAGAATGTGTGGCATCTGATGAAGATTTGTCTCGCGTTCGATCCCTAACAGTTTTGGGGGATGCAGGTGGAGCCATTTCTTATGTTCGCAAGTGTAAGCTCATACGAGTCTTGGACCTAGAAGAATGCAATGACCTGGAAGAACTTGAACTCAAACACATATGCAAACTATGGCATCTGAAATATCTCAGCTTAGGGCCCACCATCCATGAGCTTCCCAGGTGCATCGATGGCCTACACTGCTTAGAGACACTGGATCTAAGGGCAACAAAGATAAAATCATTGCCCATCGAGGCCATTCAACTGCCACACTTAACTCATCTGTTTGGAAAGATTATGCTTGACAACGATGACTTGAAGAATGACAACAAGGTTAGTAAACTTAAAAAGTTTTTATCTGGAAAAAAGAGTAACTTGCAGACTTTAGCTGGATTTGTCACTGACAACAGCAAAggttttctggaatttattgcCTATATGAATAAATTGAGGAAGGTCAAGATATGGTGCACGTGTGCTGCAAGTAGCAGTAGTTATATCAGCGACCTTTCAAAAGCCATTCAGAAATTCATAAAGGTTCCTATCGACAGAGATAATGGTTGTTCTCTCTCACTTGATTCTTGTGAATCCTCTGAACATTTCCTGAGTTCACTCAATTTGGAACCTTGCTCTGATGGTTCAAAATATGATCTTAGGTCACTAAAGCTGCATGGAAAGTTGCTTCGGTTGCCTCCTTTTGTAATCCACTTGTCAGGTCTCACTGATCTGTGCATCTCATCGTCTACCCTGACACTGGCTCTTCTATCAGCGCTGGCAACTTTGGAAAAATTGCTTTACCTGAAACTGATTGCAGAGCAGCTTGAGGATTTTCAAATAAAACCAGGGGCATTCCCAAGTCTTCGGCGACTGTGCTTTGTAGTGCAAAGTCTCACTTCAGCACTGCCAAGATTTGAGCAAGGAGCTCTCCCAAACCTCGTCTCACTTCAGCTTCTCTGTCGAGGTTTGGTTGGTCTTTCAGGCATCAACATCAGGCAGTTCAAGCACCTCAAGGAGATCACACTCAACACTGAGGCACATGCACAAACAAGACAAGATTGGGAACACGCAGCAATAAACCACCCCAATCGACCCAGAGTATTGTTGGGTAAAATGAAAAATCTGATGGAAAACGAGGAACTGGGGCATACTGCAACGAGGGAGAAGCGGAAAAGGTGCCTAGCCCAACCATGTTTGGATGACGGACTAGATTCTAGTCTTAAGAAGATGAAACTTTCAGAGTCCTTTTCGTCAGCCCAGGTGATTGTCCATCCGGTGATGGGAACAGCCACAATGGCATCATCTAGTATTCCTATTCATCGGCACCCTGATGAATCTGGTATATGGGTGCAGAACCCCGGCCACCCTTAA
- the LOC101781947 gene encoding putative disease resistance RPP13-like protein 3 isoform X3 — MLFDLTDAFTFKLLGLQEISSMEDQTRPLDGTIWKLPGKLSRLLCHGCILPKGVENEIPLIKHDLEEILAILSNLDDDHAMMVRCWRKEVRELSYDIEDFINQYEHAKAGSWTGSIPRRKIIQRHNSRTTLYRLREKLRHRLWIANKIREFSVRSQEVLQRHSMYNLNSIAGSSSRRCAGAHFTSSHPTPCWDGNTPIGISATMDKLEERLMKMYDEGHQKLKVVSIVGFGGIGKTTLANELYRKLGRQFECRAFLRTSQKPDMRRILISMLSQVRPQQSPDNWTVHSLISTIRTHLQDKRYFVIVEDLWATSTWDILKCALPDDSCCSRILITTEIEDLALQSCGYDPNYIFKLNPLGEDDSRKLFFSSVFGPQQECPPEHREVYCDIIRKCGGLPLAIVSIASIFAGQLNVKEQMDYLNKSLGCSLITNATLEGIKQVIDLSYNNLPQHLKACILYTGLYEEDIIIWRDDLVNEWIAEGFICATGGQDKQEISRAYFDELVGRKMIQPVHTNDNGEVLSCVVHYMVLNLIVTYKSMEENFITVVHHSQANSTLADKVRRLSLHFGNAEDVIPPSNMRLSQVRTLVYFGVCRCMPYILQFHLLQVLILHFWGDKDNISLDLTRISELFRLRYLMVSSNVTLDLRTQMHGLQYLETLKIDARVRAVPSDIVHLSGLLNLSLPTQTNLPSRMGHMTSLRTLEYFDLSTNTMENVQSLITLSNLRELQLTCSTVQPENLNNKMQFLLNSIGRLSNLTSLNLVPRTSSCANSLDDAGAASITVSDSISSMPTPTLLQSLEVSPRICIFLCLPKWIGQLCKLCTLKVGVRKLARNDIDVLRGMPLLAVLSLYVHTKPASRIVIGKTGFPVIRYFKFKCCDPLLKFEEDAMPHLRKLKLVFNAHSADLQSTIPVGIDFLSELKEFSVKIGGAGPDKSHRRAAELAFREAIMVHGRCQRVNVRCVQHIIGGKEGQSCITTHDDHDSYEHDEIMPDNSGQEVLCAVKEAGTIPLPGKKEGNNDADNRSTISELGILLVSRRKLDNKHNFFLKYLH, encoded by the exons ATGCTATTTGATCTTACCGATGCCTTCACCTTCAAG CTCTTAGGTCTCCAAGAGATCTCAAGTATGGAGGATCAGACCAGGCCTTTGGATGGCACCATTTGGAAGCTTCCAGGGAAGCTCAGCAGGTTATTATGTCATGGTTGCATCCTTCCCAAGGGCGTGGAGAATGAGATACCCCTCATCAAGCATGATCTTGAAGAAATCCTAGCCATTCTCTCAAACCTCGATGACGACCATGCTATGATGGTGAGATGCTGGAGAAAGGAGGTGCGTGAGCTGTCCTACGATATTGAGGATTTCATCAACCAGTATGAGCATGCTAAGGCTGGGTCCTGGACTGGATCCATTCCTCGCCGTAAGATTATTCAGCGGCATAATAGCAGGACAACTCTCTATAGGCTTCGTGAAAAGCTCAGGCACCGCCTTTGGATAGCCAACAAGATTAGAGAGTTCAGCGTGCGTTCGCAAGAGGTACTTCAACGGCACAGTATGTATAACCTTAACTCCATTGCTGGTTCTTCTTCCAGAAGATGTGCTGGTGCGCACTTTACCTCTTCGCATCCCACACCATGTTGGGACGGCAACACTCCTATTGGTATTAGTGCCACTATGGACAAGCTCGAAGAGCGGCTCATGAAAATGTATGATGAAGGCCACCAGAAGCTCAAGGTGGTGTCTATTGTtgggtttggtggaatcggtaAGACAACACTTGCAAACGAGCTTTATCGCAAGCTTGGACGGCAGTTCGAATGCCGGGCATTTTTGCGGACCTCCCAGAAGCCTGATATGAGGAGGATTCTCATCAGCATGCTCTCCCAAGTTCGCCCGCAGCAGTCACCTGACAATTGGACGGTGCACAGCTTAATTTCCACCATTAGGACACATCTCCAAGATAAGAG GTACTTCGTTATTGTTGAGGATTTATGGGCTACATCAACATGGGACATTCTAAAATGTGCTTTACCAGATGACAGTTGTTGCAGCAGAATATTAATAACAACAGAAATTGAGGATCTAGCACTGCAATCTTGTGGCTATGACCCCAACTATATTTTTAAGTTAAAcccgcttggtgaagatgaCTCAAGAAAGCTATTTTTTAGTTCAGTTTTTGGCCCTCAACAAGAATGTCCTCCAGAACACAGGGAAGTTTACTGCGATATTATAAGgaaatgtggtggtttgccgcTAGCTATTGTTAGCATTGCCAGTATTTTTGCAGGCCAGCTGAATGTAAAAGAGCAAATGGATTATTTAAACAAATCCTTAGGTTGTAGTTTGATAACAAATGCTACATTGGAAGGTATCAAACAAGTGATTGACCTAAGTTATAACAACCTCCCCCAGCATTTGAAAGCGTGCATCCTATATACTGGTTTATATGAAGAGGACATAATAATTTGGAGAGATGATTTGGTGAATGAGTGGATAGCTGAAGGTTTTATCTGTGCAACAGGTGGGCAAGATAAGCAAGAAATTTCAAGGGCCTATTTTGATGAGCTTGTTGGTCGAAAAATGATCCAGCCAGTACATACGAATGATAATGGTGAGGTTTTGTCCTGCGTTGTTCACTACATGGTACTCAATCTCATCGTTACATATAAATCGATGGAAGAGAATTTTATCACTGTGGTACACCATTCTCAAGCAAATAGCACACTTGCGGATAAGGTTCGCCGACTGTCTCTTCACTTTGGTAATGCAGAAGATGTTATACCACCATCAAATATGAGATTGTCACAAGTTCGGACACTAGTCTATTTTGGGGTCTGCAGGTGTATGCCTTACATATTACAGTTTCACCTTCTTCAAGTTCTAATCCTACACTTTTGGGGTGATAAGGATAACATCAGCTTGGACCTCACCAGAATTTCGGAACTTTTCCGACTTAGATACTTGATGGTCTCATCTAATGTCACCTTAGACCTACGTACCCAGATGCATGGCCTGCAATATTTGGAAACACTTAAAATAGATGCAAGAGTAAGGGCAGTTCCATCAGATATTGTTCATTTGAGCGGCTTGCTGAATCTTAGTCTACCCACGCAGACAAACCTGCCCAGCAGGATGGGCCACATGACATCGCTTCGCACACTTGAATACTTTGATCTCAGTACTAACACAATGGAGAATGTGCAGAGCCTTATCACGCTGAGCAATCTCCGAGAGCTTCAGCTCACCTGTTCCACAGTACAGCCTGAAAATCTGAATAACAAAATGCAATTCCTGCTGAACTCGATTGGGAGACTCAGCAACCTAACGTCTCTAAATCTGGTACCACGAACTTCCTCTTGTGCAAATTCTCTCGACGATGCTGGTGCTGCAAGCATTACTGTTTCTGATAGCATCAGCAGTATGCCTACCCCAACCCTTCTTCAGAGTCTTGAGGTTTCGCCACGAATTTGCATATTTTTGTGCCTCCCCAAGTGGATCGGGCAACTCTGCAAGCTCTGCACTTTAAAGGTCGGAGTTAGAAAACTAGCCAGGAATGACATTGATGTTCTCAGAGGAAtgcctcttcttgctgttctcTCGCTGTATGTCCATACCAAGCCTGCATCAAGGATTGTCATTGGGAAGACAGGATTCCCAGTTATAAGATACTTTAAGTTCAAGTGTTGTGATCCTTTGCTAAAATTCGAGGAAGATGCTATGCCCCATCTCCGTAAGCTGAAGCTAGTTTTCAATGCCCACAGTGCTGATCTACAGAGTACGATACCTGTTGGTATCGACTTCTTGTCAGAGCTTAAAGAGTTCTCAGTGAAAATTGGTGGTGCTGGTCCTGACAAATCCCACAGAAGGGCTGCCGAGTTGGCGTTCAGAGAAGCCATCATGGTTCACGGGAGATGTCAAAGAGTCAATGTACGATGTGTACAGCACATTATT